The genomic window tgcatatattattttttgcTGGATTATAATCTCAATGAGGGCAGGaactattccatttttttaaaagcaaactcCTCTTCCTATAGCCTAGCAGAGGGCCTGGCAATAGAAGGTGATTAATAAGTTGCCTCAAATGAATGGTTGAGTTGAAGAGTGAGTGGACTCTTACCATGTACCAGGCATTGTGCAATAGAAGTGTTGCTTATGGACAACAGACCTGTTGTGGAACTGTCATTGGCAATGATCCTTTACAAGTGAGCATGGACAGGTACACAGTGCATACTAGAGGTATTTCTGTGGGGACAAGGGGACATTTGTTTGCCAAGGCATGGAAGAGGGTCCTACTGGAGGAATATGTAAGCAAAGGGGAAAGATGAAGAACAAGTTTTATTCCCCACTCTGTAAACTGAGCTGTAGGAGTTAGGTGCTTTTCTGATTGTAGGGTTCACTTCATGATTGTTCCTAGGGCCTGCCCATCAACAGGACAAGCCCCTCCCATCTTTGTCTTAGGTATGTCAGAACACACACGTCTGGGTGGTAGAAACAAGCAGCCTGTCTGTGCACAGAGAGGGCAGGTggcattctctttttttctagatGAGTCCAGTGTGAGGTCCCAGCCATGGAGATCATGACCCTGGGCCTCTACTGCCAAGCACCTCAGGCTTCCTATTGCTCAGTCCCTGGTGTGCCGAGCTTGTGAGAATGTCTTGTTCCTGAAACAACCACACCAAACACTAACATAAAATAATTGACAAATCCTCTTTATTAAATAATGGGCAAATAATCCACATAGACACAATCACTTGTCTGTCACACATGAGTACTTCTCCCATCTCGTGGAAGCTCCCTCCATGTGATCAAGTGCAAGCTAAGCAGCAGCCTGTTTGAACACCCGTAACAATGTGCAAAGTCCAGTTAGATACACAGTTCATGCTCGAGATTGCCATCACAGCATATGCAGGAGAAAATGAGCCACTTCAACTCACAAAGTCCTAAGTGTTGAACAATTGGGTTCATTTAAAACATTCATATTGTGCCTTCTACACACCCCTCCTAACACTGAAACCAGCTGTTGCTCTTCAAAACATGTGTCACTTTCTTTGCATTTGGGTCAAACTCCGACTGTGAAGATCcactgaagaaatagaaaaacccTGCAAGGGTGTACAAGGGAaatagtgagttttttttttccaaataaagaaatctcgCAACATACAAAGCTCAGAAAAATAggtaactaaaattaaaaaaaaagtgtttatagAGTTTTACATTGTGCTAAGGGACAATGCTTAgcattttgtaagtttttttcatttatttatataattacatTGTGAACTAAGTATATCTAGTTCCATTATAGAGATGAGCAAATTGAGATTTAGACAGATTCAGATACTTGCCCAAAGTTTCTCAACaaaaaaggacagagacatcACTCTATCTCAGCACTACCTCACAGCAAAGGCAGGGTTATTAGGTTATTCTACTTCCAGTCAAAAAAATTCTATGCTTGAAAACTATCATCTGTTAATTCCTTTCTCCCTAattttccccctcttcctcctcttctttctccagtgTAACCTGAGGCGCACTTCTGGCCCTGGAGAAGCACAACTGCCATTTGATAAATCAGAGAAGTTTGAGTTGTTCTGCAAACACAGTGCCCGGTGCTCTTTCAGTAAAGATCACCATCTCCCGTCACCTATCCTTGAGTAGAGGGCAAAATTATTGTTAAAACTTTAGGCAAGCACTGACTActccagacagacagacaatctTCTTGGGAATTCATAGTAGTGACAGAACGGGATAGAGGAGAAAGCCAGGCAGCCATTACTAACCCTGGTCACACCACTGGATGGGATTTTTATGCTAACACAGTAATCTGAAAGGTCACCAGATGTGAGGGAGGGATACTTGAGTACTTTGGTTTTATACACGGGTATAAAATAGACATATTAATTATCTTGATGATGCAAAACAACTTATTATATGAAGTACCCATATaattggtacaaaaatagatgaacTGAGATTTTTGGTAGGGAACTAGTGACAAGATAGAATTTTTCAAGTGacccatttccaacaaaataaatatcatcTTACCAAATGCTTCAAAAACAGCATCGATCTTTGAATTAATTCCTGGAAAGTCTTCTgctatatgcctgggaaagcctggCTCCAGGGACTGTCTCTTCTCATCAAACCTGTACCAAGTGCAAGAAACACAGCTCAGCAGTACACAGAGGCCACCATGACCAAAATTCGTAAATCACAGTTAGATTCAGAGTGGGATTCTAGTAAATTTTCCAAGTACTGCAAATAAGTGTCAAGCATATTCAGCACTACagaaatatgttattttatttgtatggcatccttggctatttaaaaatcttttctccaTTAGGAACAGGGGTAACATCTTGAGGTGGCAGGATCAATTaatcaattctgtttttaaaactaattttttttgaaagcaaagctacagagaggaggagacagagggagagggaggaggagggagagggagagggaaagagagagaatcttccctctgctcattcactccctagatggtcgcaacagccagaactgagccaggagccaggagccaggagctttgctcaggtctcccacatggatagcagggacctaaacaggccattagcagggagctggattgaagtggagcagctgggacaagaaacAGAGCCTATATATTATGACAGAATTATAGGTAGCGACTTTTCCTGTTATGCCAgaagtgccagcccctaattaatTAACTCTAAGCCTGACCAGGAAGAGTGTTAATCATCTTTCTGTCACAAAGGCATGAAGGTGTGAAAGCAACATACAGAAAGTGAATTGAATCATTCATCTGAAACACATTTTCAAGTTCTCTACCATAATTATCCCATCTATACCTCCCCTCCACAACTCACCCAAATTTCTATGGCAACCTCCTAGGAAAAGGGATTGGAAAGAGAAGCAAAGCACAATAACTGTGTTTTGGCCCATTGACCGATGGTCTACCCTGATATCTCAAAGCCTGGGCAGATGGCCTAGGAATCAGCCTGCCTGTCAATCCTGAATCATGTCCATAAAATTGAACATCTATTGTTTATCCCCTTTTAAATGGGCAGAGGTAATGAAAGAGTGACTGTAATGGGAATCTTTGAAAGTCCCATATAGCAATGTTAGAAAGACCAAACACCATGAGATAATGAGCAGAGCTAGGAGAACTTGCATGAGACAGtgggaaagaaatactaaagtgTGACCTGGATTCTTGCAGTGTCTACCTTCAGAGGAAGAAAAGCTCAGTTGGGCTTGAAGTTCAGGAAGAAAGATTTCATAGGacttgagccaggacttgaaggatGGGCAGGGTTTGAGCAGGTAGATGGGAAGAAGGGGGATCCAGGCAGGTGAGGCAACAATGCAGAAGGAAGAGCCAACCTGCATATGGGCCCCAGATCAGGAGAACTCATCAGGGAATGCCTGTTGTAATTAGCTGCAGTCTTTCACACTAAACTTCCCCACGGTTATCTCAAGCCCCACCTTTCCTACTGAGAGGCCAGAGGGGTAAGAGTAGAGGGTTTATTAGGTAAGGAACATAGTTTTCCTAATTAACTCCATACAAAGTCATTCCTATTGCATCTCACCTCCAGTATTTGTCTTCCACAAAGAagtatgttttcttcctttccttatcAGAAATGGCAGCATCAATTTTTCTTATGGTTGAAGGGAAACCCAGGGTGTGGATGCTTCTTGGGTAACCAGCTTGTACCTCATTTCCTCTAATGGCCCAGAACTGAGTTCCTGTATAAAAAATAATCTAGAGTCATATTGAATTTATAGCAATTAAAATTTAGCCTTTTGgcttcagaaatatatttttggcACCTTTAATTTTTGGTAAAGAGAAAGCCCGCGTTTTTGATTTACTTACCAGCTCATAGTGTGTAGGTAACAAAAGTTTGCAGATTGAATGAATTAACGAAGATCAAATGAGATTATTTAAAACTCTGGGCAGAGGTGggtgtttagcacagcagttaaaaagtCACTTGGGAGgcttgcatcctatatcagagcgtGTGGGTTCGTGTCTCAACTCCACtctggattctagcttcctgctattgtgcaccccgCTAGGCAGTATGTGTTGGCTCAAATACTGGCGCCTgtgccacccgtgtgggatacccagatatgttccctgctcctggcttcagcctgacctggccccaggtgttgtgggcatgtggggaggcaaccagtggatggagctgtctttctctttgtctctctgtcttttaaataagtataaaattaatatagaattttcaaaattaataaaattctggACAATGTATAGTCCTGTGGGGTTCTTCCCATATGtacaatatgaataaaataattaagcCTGGCCTGGTTATCTTTTCACCATCTTTGTTTACAAAGGTAACCGAAATTTGACTTACTGGATAAAAGCAAAGTCCTGTTCAATTTTCTTGCTAGAGGGTTtatttcagcaaaatgaagaaatttacATGATAATcacctttaaaaatgaaaacagtatcCCTGCTAATAACTTCATATGCAGCATCCACTGCTGAAGGAAGAGATGGCCAGAATGAAGAGATCAAATGAAACTCAGGTTCGAGAATCCTGAGGGACTTGCGCCAGAAATACCTGAAATATGTACAAAAAAGGTGTGGGTTGAAAAACTCCTCCGCTTTTAGTACATTTTCTTCACTGTCCCACTTCACCCATCTTCAACTTCCTCATCTTTCAGGCTGCATGACAACAGACATTGCACTTCAGAAAATATCGTTCCTTTCCTTCAGATGCCACAGTGGACCTCTTGTCTTAGAGTTCCAAAGTAATGTCTTCAGTGGAGGAAAGTTATCCTACCGTGCAAATTAATCCACCCATTGTAAGCTGCTTGCAATGCACAGAAACCATGCCatcatttatattttccaaaaagatGTACATGCATGTGATGTGTTAGACAAATATTCCTAGGACAGTTTTGGAAAGCTATTTAAGATGCCCTGATGGTAGATGCATATAGGGATAATGGGAACCAAAATTGCTAACTTTTTTCCTATTTGTATAGTTTGAACGTTTATCATATAAACATTTATTCAGAAGCCAGTAAATTAATTGATTACCTATTACACTTGTCCTGGTGTAATTTTTAAGAAGTAAAGATACAATTCTGATTCTAAAGCTCTGCTTGTGTCTTTTGAACAGTAACCATGACTTAGGACATTTGGAGACAACCACGAGACCACAAGAATAAAAGCAAATCATCCTGAATCTTCAAAAATGAACATGACCATTTTAGGAAAATGTAGAAGGGCAGTAGCAGATCTGAATGACTTCAAGCTCAGAggacatgtttttgttttaaatgcttaATAATATCTGTCGAGTTTCCAAGCACTGTACATCAAAACagacatgaaaaatataattttctggtCTGACCTGTCTTTAAAGAACAGAATTTCTCCCCTCAGAGTGCTGATTGCATCGAAGGACAGAGCTGGATCACACATGACTGGGGTCCCAGATCCTGGAGGGACAGGTTCCATAGGCACTCCAGAGTTATCAGGAGAGGCAGGGGCCGGTCCTAAAGAAGACAGGTTCAGGTGTGCAAATATTAAGAGATATGTGCCACATATGTcaatttataaactttttttaactttctcaaGGTGTTTCTGAGCTAAATCACAAAAGATTCATGTATCATTTTAAAGTTCCCTGAAGACCAACTTTGCAAAGCCACAATGCCCAATTTTTGCAGCATCACCCACCATAGAGGGATTGGATGCCATCCACATCATCTTGAGAAAGGCGGAACCGGGCCAGGTCTGTGAAGGCGTTGTAGACTGGGTACATCAGCGCTTCAGGGTTGGCCGAGTGAAACAGACCCAGGGAGTGGCCAAGCTCATGAGCAGCAACAAGGAATAAATTGGTTCCTATTTAAGAAATTATAAGTAATAATTTATTATGTCTTAAACACATATACATTACATAGATCAGTATGCATTGTGTTTGTTGATGTCCTGGTACCACACAGGGCTTTTTTTATGTgtcttatttgttgatttattgaGCAATTGGTTGATTACACAGTTAATGGGAAGCCAATTATATTCATGACTCAGCTTGAAATCTATGCTTGAGATAAAGTATCCAGTTACATCCAACTGCTTCTCTCTCTAACCTGAGGAATCTCTACTCCAAGAGAACTGGCTCCCTTTTCTTGTACTTAAGAAGGAAATGAACCCACttgtttattaataattttttttgtttttcaatgaaAATCTAAACAATGTTTCAATGTACTAACATTTGCCAGT from Oryctolagus cuniculus chromosome 1, mOryCun1.1, whole genome shotgun sequence includes these protein-coding regions:
- the MMP3 gene encoding stromelysin-1 preproprotein (The RefSeq protein has 3 substitutions compared to this genomic sequence), translating into MKTLPTLLLLCVALCSAYPLDGASRDADTTNMDLLQQYLENYYNLEKDVKQFVKRKDSSPVVKKIQEMQKFLGLEVTGKLDSNTLEVIRKPRCGVPDVGHFSTFPGTPKWTKTHLTYRIVNYTPDLPRDAVDAAIEKALKVWEEVTPLTFSRKYEGEADIMISFGVREHGDFIPFDGPGNVLAHAYAPGPGINGDAHFDDDEQWTKDTTGTNLFLVAAHELGHSLGLFHSANPEALMYPVYNAFTDLARFRLSQDDVDGIQSLYGPAPASPDNSGVPMEPVPPGSGTPVMCDPDLSFDAISTLRGEILFFKDRYFWRKSLRILEPEFHLISSFWPSLPSAVDAAYEVISRDTVFIFKGTQFWAIRGNEVQAGYPRSIHTLGFPSTIRKIDAAISDKERKKTYFFVEDKYWRFDEKRQSLEPGFPRHIAEDFPGINPKIDAVFEAFGFFYFFSGSSQSEFDPNAKKVTHVLKSNSWFQC